In Parabacteroides sp. FAFU027, the following proteins share a genomic window:
- a CDS encoding TIM-barrel domain-containing protein, giving the protein MDVEVQFYSSQIVRILKSPLGSKFKKESLSVIKTPEKVAFSINQNGDLLFIRSANVKVDLNLKNGQVSFNTPNNQLFLNETLLGSAFTECNDAGLKSYIVSQSFTLNKDENIYGLGQQQRGKLSLRNVKLNMVQGNTDDYVPLLVSTKGYGLFWDNYSPTVFEDKSDSTFFRSDIGDCIDYYVMYGDNADGVIAQMRDLTGQAPMFPLWTYGFWQSKERYKSQNELVGVVKKYRELGVPLDGIIQDWQYWGNNYLWNAMEFLNTEFPEPKKMIDDIHNMNAHLIISIWSSFGPQTKQFREMEPKGMLLNFGTWPQSGLETWPPNREYPSGVQPYDPFNPEARDIYWKYLNKGLFSLGIDGWWMDSTEPDHLDFKPSDFDLKTYLGSFRKVRNAFPLMAVGGVSDHQRGVSSDKRVFILTRSAFAGQQRFGANTWSGDVNSSWQSLRNQIPAGLNFSLSGIPYWNTDIGGFFAGSYNRGWNDGTGAKNPLYQELYVRWLQFGTFTPMMRSHGTDVPREIYNFGKKGEPIFDAIEKSINLRYSLLPYIYSTAWSVTKGQSTIMRALMMDFDDKNVADLNNEYMFGKSFLVAPIVTAQYTPETVIKTDENSGWNKNEKKDNKTVAVDFTQPKSAKTYLPAGTTWFDFWTNTKYNGGQEITLATSIDKMPLFVKAGSIIPFGPAVQFATEKKWDKLEIRVYEGANGEFSLYEDENDNYNYEKGIYSTITFKWDDKSKTLTIADRKGTFPGMLAERKFHVVKIAANGNKTEKDVVYKGKKVSVK; this is encoded by the coding sequence ATGGATGTTGAGGTTCAATTTTATTCCTCTCAAATAGTCAGGATATTAAAATCTCCCCTTGGATCTAAATTCAAAAAAGAAAGTTTATCAGTAATAAAAACACCGGAGAAGGTTGCATTTAGCATCAATCAGAATGGAGATCTCTTATTTATAAGAAGTGCAAATGTAAAGGTGGATTTAAATCTGAAAAATGGTCAGGTTTCTTTTAACACACCTAATAATCAGTTATTTCTGAATGAGACTCTATTGGGGTCAGCGTTTACAGAATGTAATGATGCCGGTTTGAAATCCTACATCGTATCCCAATCATTTACACTAAATAAAGACGAAAATATTTATGGATTAGGCCAACAGCAGCGAGGCAAATTATCGCTTCGCAATGTAAAGCTCAATATGGTTCAGGGAAACACCGACGATTATGTTCCACTTCTTGTATCTACCAAAGGATATGGTTTGTTTTGGGACAATTATTCTCCTACCGTTTTTGAAGACAAGTCAGATTCAACATTTTTTAGATCAGATATAGGCGATTGTATCGATTACTATGTCATGTACGGTGACAACGCCGATGGTGTAATTGCTCAAATGCGCGACCTGACAGGTCAGGCTCCTATGTTTCCTTTGTGGACATATGGTTTCTGGCAAAGCAAAGAACGCTACAAAAGTCAGAACGAGCTGGTGGGTGTTGTGAAAAAGTACAGGGAACTCGGAGTTCCGCTTGACGGTATTATTCAGGACTGGCAATACTGGGGCAATAATTACCTGTGGAATGCCATGGAATTTCTGAACACGGAATTTCCGGAACCAAAGAAAATGATAGACGACATTCATAATATGAATGCACACCTGATTATTTCTATCTGGTCGTCGTTCGGACCACAAACAAAGCAGTTCCGCGAAATGGAACCGAAGGGAATGTTGTTGAATTTCGGTACATGGCCACAGTCGGGTTTGGAGACATGGCCGCCCAATCGTGAATATCCGTCTGGCGTACAACCCTATGATCCATTCAATCCCGAGGCTCGCGACATTTACTGGAAATACCTCAATAAAGGACTGTTCTCTCTTGGCATAGACGGTTGGTGGATGGACTCTACCGAACCCGACCATTTGGACTTCAAACCATCCGATTTCGATTTGAAAACCTATCTCGGATCTTTCCGCAAAGTGCGCAATGCCTTTCCGCTGATGGCTGTTGGCGGTGTATCCGATCACCAGCGAGGCGTAAGTTCCGACAAGCGTGTATTTATTCTTACCCGTTCGGCTTTCGCAGGGCAACAGCGCTTTGGTGCGAATACCTGGTCGGGAGACGTGAATTCTTCATGGCAGTCGTTGAGGAATCAGATTCCAGCTGGCCTTAATTTCTCATTGAGTGGTATTCCTTACTGGAATACTGATATTGGCGGATTCTTTGCCGGTAGCTATAACCGGGGATGGAACGATGGAACCGGAGCAAAGAACCCCTTGTATCAGGAGTTGTATGTCAGATGGCTTCAGTTTGGAACATTCACTCCGATGATGCGTTCGCACGGAACGGATGTGCCAAGAGAAATATACAATTTTGGGAAGAAAGGCGAGCCTATTTTCGATGCGATAGAAAAATCAATCAACCTGCGTTATTCGTTGCTGCCTTACATTTATTCTACCGCATGGAGTGTGACCAAAGGGCAATCAACTATCATGCGTGCATTGATGATGGATTTTGACGATAAAAATGTAGCCGATCTGAATAATGAGTACATGTTTGGTAAATCGTTCCTTGTTGCACCTATCGTTACTGCTCAATATACACCTGAGACAGTGATTAAGACCGATGAAAATTCGGGTTGGAACAAAAATGAAAAGAAAGACAACAAAACGGTTGCTGTTGACTTTACTCAGCCAAAGTCGGCAAAGACATACTTGCCAGCCGGAACAACCTGGTTTGATTTCTGGACGAATACTAAATACAACGGTGGACAGGAAATCACGCTGGCTACCTCTATCGATAAAATGCCATTGTTCGTCAAAGCCGGAAGCATCATTCCTTTTGGACCTGCCGTACAGTTTGCTACAGAGAAAAAGTGGGATAAGCTTGAAATCCGCGTTTATGAAGGAGCAAACGGCGAGTTCTCTTTGTACGAAGATGAAAACGATAACTACAATTACGAAAAAGGAATTTACTCTACCATTACATTCAAATGGGATGACAAGTCGAAAACTCTGACTATTGCCGATCGTAAAGGAACATTCCCCGGTATGCTTGCCGAACGGAAATTTCACGTAGTCAAAATTGCAGCCAATGGCAATAAGACAGAAAAAGATGTTGTTTACAAAGGGAAAAAAGTTTCAGTTAAATAA
- a CDS encoding family 43 glycosylhydrolase, translated as MNKELKASVVLLVLASCFSISARNPIIQTKHTADPAPLAYNDTVFLYTGHDEDNAERFVMQNWMLYTSTDMVNWTDRGIIAGVSEPYKTFKWADGHSAWAPQCVARNGKFYLYCPTIYQGKMAIGVAVSNNPYGPFVDELGKPLIYRSNPGDYDPTVFVDDDGQAYIYWGGNGPCYFAKLNEDMISLAGDIQVASIDFTGTPPEASYTEGPWLWKKNKHYYLAWASRCCPEGIGYAMSDSPTGPWKCKGTIMDPDQRSSGNHPGIVDFKGNSYVFGFNYAIMKQTMAKHYERRSICVEKMTYNADGTIQKLPWWSTTGVKQIGALDPYKQNEAETMAYSEGVKTDKLPVWERDDVWNRGKKLGDIMFVTSIHNGDYIEVQGANFSKGCSSVDLRVASLYGGKIEIRIDKKDGPEVGIADVATSGEGDVWKTITAKVKSIKGVHDLYFVFKGEKDLFNFDWWQFKE; from the coding sequence ATGAATAAGGAATTGAAAGCTTCAGTAGTCTTGCTGGTATTGGCTTCATGCTTCTCTATCAGTGCCCGCAATCCTATCATACAAACCAAACATACGGCCGATCCTGCGCCGTTGGCGTACAACGACACGGTTTTTCTTTACACTGGTCACGACGAAGATAATGCTGAGCGGTTTGTGATGCAAAACTGGATGTTATACACTTCTACCGATATGGTGAACTGGACTGACAGAGGAATCATCGCAGGTGTTTCAGAACCATATAAAACGTTTAAGTGGGCAGATGGTCATAGCGCATGGGCACCTCAATGCGTAGCGCGGAACGGTAAATTTTATTTATACTGCCCTACCATTTATCAGGGAAAAATGGCAATTGGTGTAGCAGTATCCAACAATCCTTATGGCCCCTTTGTGGACGAGCTAGGGAAACCTCTCATCTACCGTTCTAACCCTGGTGATTACGATCCGACAGTGTTTGTGGATGATGACGGCCAGGCTTATATTTACTGGGGAGGAAACGGACCTTGCTACTTTGCGAAATTGAACGAAGATATGATCTCACTTGCAGGTGATATTCAGGTTGCTTCAATTGATTTTACCGGAACTCCGCCTGAAGCTTCATATACCGAAGGTCCGTGGTTGTGGAAGAAAAACAAGCATTATTATCTGGCATGGGCATCGCGTTGTTGTCCCGAAGGAATTGGATACGCTATGAGTGATAGTCCGACAGGTCCCTGGAAATGCAAGGGAACGATTATGGATCCGGATCAAAGATCATCAGGTAATCACCCCGGGATAGTTGATTTCAAAGGCAATTCGTATGTGTTCGGGTTCAATTATGCCATTATGAAACAAACCATGGCCAAACATTATGAGCGTCGTTCGATATGTGTCGAGAAAATGACTTATAATGCCGACGGGACGATTCAGAAACTACCGTGGTGGTCAACTACGGGTGTTAAGCAAATAGGCGCATTAGATCCTTACAAGCAAAACGAAGCCGAAACTATGGCTTACAGCGAAGGCGTAAAAACAGATAAATTACCGGTATGGGAACGTGACGATGTATGGAACAGGGGGAAGAAACTTGGCGATATAATGTTTGTGACATCCATTCATAATGGCGATTACATAGAGGTGCAGGGTGCGAATTTTTCAAAAGGTTGCTCTTCTGTCGATTTAAGAGTTGCATCTCTTTATGGCGGCAAGATTGAGATCCGTATAGATAAAAAAGATGGCCCGGAAGTTGGCATTGCTGACGTTGCAACTTCGGGAGAAGGTGACGTTTGGAAAACGATTACCGCTAAAGTAAAAAGCATTAAAGGGGTTCACGATCTTTATTTCGTTTTCAAAGGAGAAAAAGATCTATTCAATTTCGACTGGTGGCAGTTTAAAGAATAA
- a CDS encoding family 43 glycosylhydrolase yields MVNIKRIISVITIVGSIVGSSLAYSATNKNEVLAHWRFDTVKHLQGDSTSLSVVGKPLTASERGAAEPQPYVFDESGKGNFLQVRGSRPSPNVFSDDVPTSQVNGQPNVRSLALKNGECVVTFDRPLAYYDLRKSWTIEGSLKCNLLGTEQVYLCKEGAKGQLFGDLSIGFDNMYKKYFVEVMCADGVPRRIVAGDEVEAGMWYDVRAQASYDSKIGQTQLRFEVKRSGQANFGQSSSISFKGMALNRNAGMWVIGRGFPGGFPNSLQVLDGAIDEVKISGEAMPRVAGQNPLFTDCFTADPAMTVIGNTVYAYVGQDAASVGGWFDMPNWLCYSTTDMKNWKAHGPVLAAKDFVNAYSNASWAAQVVEKDGKYYDYVTLDGKNGHFITVAVSDSPTGPFQEALPGKPLITDDMTKDSHRANSDIDPTILIDTDGTPWMAWGNGDCYMVKLKHNMVEIDGPVTKVPFRNYSEGPWLFKRNGLYYMVYAADAPGVQAEQIAYSFAKNITGPWTYGGLLTTSAKYGFTIHPSIIEFKNQWYFFYHDGSYTLNGTPGGDCRRQVCAEYLYFNPDGSIKPIELTTEGISIPAKK; encoded by the coding sequence ATGGTAAACATAAAAAGAATAATATCTGTCATAACGATTGTTGGCTCAATAGTTGGTTCTTCTCTTGCATACAGTGCAACAAACAAAAATGAAGTTCTTGCTCATTGGCGTTTTGATACGGTAAAGCACTTACAAGGAGATTCAACGTCACTTTCCGTGGTCGGAAAACCGCTTACCGCTTCGGAACGTGGTGCGGCTGAACCACAACCTTACGTATTCGACGAGTCGGGCAAAGGGAATTTCCTTCAGGTACGCGGATCAAGACCGTCACCCAATGTTTTTTCAGACGATGTGCCCACTTCTCAGGTAAATGGACAGCCGAACGTTCGCTCACTTGCCTTAAAGAATGGTGAGTGTGTGGTGACATTTGATCGCCCGTTGGCTTACTACGACTTGCGCAAAAGCTGGACAATAGAGGGCAGTTTGAAGTGTAACTTACTTGGCACCGAACAGGTTTATCTTTGCAAAGAAGGCGCAAAAGGACAGTTGTTTGGCGATTTGTCCATCGGGTTCGACAACATGTATAAAAAATACTTTGTTGAGGTGATGTGTGCTGACGGTGTGCCTCGTCGTATTGTTGCCGGAGATGAGGTTGAAGCTGGTATGTGGTATGATGTTCGAGCCCAAGCTAGCTATGATTCAAAGATCGGTCAGACTCAACTTCGTTTTGAGGTAAAACGTTCGGGTCAGGCTAACTTTGGACAGTCATCTTCCATTTCTTTCAAAGGGATGGCGTTGAATCGCAATGCCGGTATGTGGGTAATTGGACGTGGGTTTCCGGGAGGTTTTCCTAATAGTCTTCAGGTGCTTGATGGTGCAATAGATGAGGTGAAGATCTCTGGCGAAGCAATGCCCCGTGTCGCAGGTCAGAACCCGCTTTTTACCGACTGTTTTACCGCTGATCCTGCAATGACCGTAATTGGCAATACAGTGTATGCTTATGTGGGTCAGGATGCTGCATCGGTTGGTGGATGGTTCGACATGCCCAATTGGCTGTGCTACTCAACTACCGATATGAAGAACTGGAAAGCACATGGTCCTGTTTTGGCGGCAAAAGATTTTGTAAATGCATATAGCAATGCTTCCTGGGCTGCGCAAGTGGTTGAAAAAGATGGGAAATATTATGATTATGTCACGCTCGATGGGAAAAATGGACACTTTATTACTGTGGCTGTCAGCGATAGCCCTACCGGTCCATTCCAGGAGGCGTTGCCCGGTAAACCCCTCATTACGGATGATATGACCAAAGATTCACACAGGGCTAACTCAGATATTGATCCCACTATCCTTATTGATACTGATGGCACTCCATGGATGGCCTGGGGGAATGGCGATTGTTATATGGTAAAATTGAAACACAATATGGTCGAAATTGATGGGCCAGTTACCAAAGTTCCATTCAGAAACTATTCGGAGGGGCCTTGGCTATTCAAGCGTAATGGCCTTTATTACATGGTATATGCTGCTGATGCACCTGGTGTCCAAGCCGAACAAATTGCCTACTCTTTTGCTAAAAATATAACCGGCCCGTGGACGTATGGAGGACTACTCACTACTTCGGCAAAATATGGCTTCACCATTCATCCGTCTATCATAGAATTCAAGAATCAATGGTATTTCTTCTATCACGATGGTTCTTACACGTTGAATGGAACTCCGGGGGGCGATTGCAGACGTCAGGTATGTGCTGAATATCTTTACTTTAATCCGGATGGGAGCATTAAACCAATTGAGCTTACAACAGAAGGAATAAGCATTCCGGCCAAAAAATAG
- a CDS encoding glycosyl hydrolase 115 family protein, whose product MSVKSNLKHLFLIAGIILIKSVSVNASDKVNFRTPSQFIQHIASSKSFKIVANGAAAQIVVDPADWKGVIRAANDLGDDVRKVSGVAASVKQAVTPDPGSIIIGTIGKSRVIDKLIADKKIDVSDIKGQWESFLIQTVDGNLVVAGSDKRGTIYGVYDISEKIGVSPWYFWADVPAKRSSALYVKAGRYVQDSPKVKYRGIFINDESPSFTGWCNAKFGGVNSKMYVNMFELLLRLKANYLWPAMWGNAFNEDDPMSPVLADEYGIVMGTSHHEPMMRAQKEYTKRKEEIGTWDFVTNSANLEKFWFDGLNRNKNYENLITMSMRGDGDVAMGKGNDLENIKTLQNVIKSQRDIIQKVYNDDPANHPQLWAIFTEVQRYYDAGFNVPEDITLLFCDNNWGYIRRILPPKEKNRKGGAGLYYHIDMNGGPNNDRWVNTTTIPKLREQFNLAYQSGLDRIWIVNVGDLKPKELPIDFIMHFAWNPDAYPADKASDYTINWAKGIFGEEHAEEIADIVSKYSKYNLLRKAEVQSPQIFSYVNYNEADRMLKLWRDVVAKAEALEAKIAPEAKDAYYQLVLYPTKASAGVAEMYISVGKNLLYAKQGRVNANDYAQRTRDLFDLDKKLSDYYNVAMSNGKWKNMMSDIHIGYTSWQMPRENKLPEMKVVTPLAEPTLGVAVEGSEAAWPGGAGKPQLPVFDRLKNQSYYIDVFNRGVGSFQFEAKANKSWIKLNKTKGKVEKDVRLIVDVDWKTLPEGKSDGIVEIRKGNELVSVTVSAIKAALPKVTEPYFGNFTGEFTIPAEKFNVSTPGKNAKWILLPDLGKGKACMGIYPVTSPSTTAADGPKLEYKVFLPTTGKTTVCLGILPTQDVYPQRGLRIAVALDGQEPLVLDARKGFYDEFKEYTPEILARSTVLKPYPPLNKNIALIGAGQFRRNEIFDNMRWLDFDVNVKEPGIHTLKIIMIDPEVVVEKIVVNPDNNHPSYFGAPSIQHNAR is encoded by the coding sequence ATGAGCGTTAAAAGCAACCTGAAACATCTTTTCCTTATCGCAGGGATTATCTTGATTAAATCAGTTTCTGTCAATGCATCAGATAAGGTCAATTTCAGAACGCCATCTCAATTCATTCAACATATTGCCTCTTCAAAATCTTTTAAAATTGTGGCTAATGGAGCTGCAGCACAGATTGTTGTCGATCCTGCTGACTGGAAAGGCGTTATACGCGCAGCAAACGACTTGGGAGATGATGTTCGCAAAGTTTCTGGTGTTGCAGCCAGCGTGAAGCAAGCCGTAACTCCCGACCCAGGTTCCATTATTATCGGTACGATTGGTAAAAGCCGCGTGATTGACAAACTTATAGCTGATAAGAAAATAGATGTCTCAGATATTAAGGGGCAATGGGAATCATTTCTTATTCAGACAGTGGATGGAAACCTGGTAGTTGCCGGAAGCGACAAACGCGGGACTATTTATGGAGTCTACGACATTTCCGAAAAAATAGGGGTATCTCCATGGTATTTCTGGGCTGATGTTCCTGCCAAGAGAAGCAGTGCGTTATACGTTAAGGCCGGTCGTTACGTTCAGGATTCTCCCAAAGTAAAATATCGGGGTATTTTTATCAACGATGAATCTCCATCTTTCACCGGTTGGTGCAACGCTAAATTTGGCGGTGTCAACTCCAAGATGTATGTAAATATGTTTGAATTGCTTTTACGGTTAAAAGCCAATTATTTGTGGCCAGCCATGTGGGGCAATGCATTTAATGAAGATGATCCAATGAGTCCGGTTTTAGCCGACGAATACGGTATTGTGATGGGAACTTCGCACCACGAACCTATGATGCGGGCTCAAAAGGAATATACCAAACGCAAGGAAGAAATCGGCACTTGGGACTTTGTAACGAATAGTGCGAATCTTGAAAAATTTTGGTTTGATGGTCTCAACAGGAACAAAAATTACGAGAACCTGATTACTATGAGTATGCGTGGTGATGGTGATGTGGCTATGGGAAAAGGGAACGACCTCGAAAATATCAAAACATTGCAGAATGTAATAAAAAGTCAGCGGGATATTATCCAAAAGGTTTATAATGACGATCCCGCCAATCATCCTCAGTTGTGGGCTATTTTTACCGAAGTTCAGCGCTACTACGATGCAGGCTTCAATGTGCCCGAGGATATTACGCTGCTGTTTTGCGACAACAACTGGGGGTATATACGACGTATTTTGCCTCCAAAAGAAAAGAACAGGAAAGGTGGCGCCGGATTGTATTATCACATCGATATGAACGGAGGGCCAAATAACGACCGCTGGGTTAATACGACCACTATTCCGAAACTTCGTGAGCAGTTCAATCTGGCATACCAAAGCGGACTTGACCGTATATGGATCGTTAACGTAGGCGATTTGAAACCGAAGGAACTTCCTATCGACTTCATTATGCATTTTGCCTGGAATCCGGATGCTTATCCGGCAGACAAAGCATCGGATTATACGATTAACTGGGCTAAAGGTATTTTTGGCGAAGAACATGCCGAAGAAATTGCTGATATTGTTTCTAAGTATTCAAAATACAATCTTTTAAGAAAGGCCGAGGTTCAATCTCCCCAAATATTCAGCTATGTCAACTACAACGAAGCCGACCGAATGCTTAAACTTTGGCGCGATGTGGTGGCAAAAGCCGAAGCGTTGGAAGCGAAAATTGCTCCTGAAGCAAAAGATGCTTACTACCAGTTGGTACTTTATCCAACAAAGGCTTCAGCCGGAGTTGCCGAAATGTATATTTCGGTTGGCAAAAACTTGTTGTATGCTAAACAAGGACGAGTGAACGCCAACGATTATGCCCAGCGTACAAGGGATCTCTTCGATCTTGATAAAAAATTAAGCGATTACTACAACGTTGCGATGTCCAATGGCAAGTGGAAAAACATGATGTCTGATATACATATCGGATATACAAGTTGGCAGATGCCTCGTGAAAATAAACTACCGGAGATGAAAGTGGTAACTCCACTTGCCGAACCAACTTTGGGTGTTGCTGTCGAAGGGTCAGAGGCTGCCTGGCCAGGCGGTGCCGGAAAGCCTCAGCTTCCTGTATTTGACAGGCTTAAAAATCAATCATATTATATAGATGTCTTCAATAGAGGCGTTGGCTCTTTTCAGTTTGAAGCAAAAGCCAATAAGTCCTGGATTAAATTAAATAAGACCAAGGGTAAGGTTGAAAAGGATGTGCGACTAATAGTAGATGTTGACTGGAAAACATTGCCCGAAGGCAAATCGGATGGCATTGTTGAAATAAGGAAAGGCAACGAGCTTGTTTCTGTAACGGTTAGTGCAATAAAAGCAGCCTTGCCCAAAGTGACAGAGCCTTATTTTGGAAACTTTACGGGCGAATTCACCATTCCTGCTGAGAAGTTTAATGTTAGCACTCCGGGTAAAAATGCAAAATGGATTCTTCTGCCTGATCTTGGCAAAGGTAAAGCTTGTATGGGGATTTATCCCGTAACCAGCCCAAGTACGACCGCAGCTGATGGCCCGAAACTTGAGTATAAAGTATTCCTCCCAACTACCGGAAAAACTACTGTTTGCCTGGGCATTCTACCAACTCAGGATGTCTATCCACAACGTGGGTTGAGAATCGCTGTTGCATTAGACGGTCAGGAGCCGCTGGTATTGGATGCACGAAAAGGATTTTATGATGAGTTTAAAGAATATACTCCCGAAATTCTGGCCAGATCAACGGTGTTGAAGCCTTATCCACCACTCAACAAAAATATTGCGTTAATTGGCGCCGGCCAATTTCGAAGAAACGAGATTTTTGACAATATGCGCTGGCTTGACTTTGACGTGAATGTAAAAGAACCGGGTATCCATACCCTGAAAATCATTATGATTGATCCTGAAGTGGTGGTTGAAAAGATCGTAGTAAATCCGGATAATAATCATCCAAGTTATTTCGGAGCTCCCTCTATTCAGCATAATGCAAGATAA
- a CDS encoding alpha-glucuronidase, with protein sequence MRNKLLCLILLAFTLNLQAENGHSLWLRANSSRAVNIVCAKSSPTLAIAKQELKQGWLGQNGAKIVLTVKNDKAIKGDGFKLSGNEIQANTDLGILYGVYELLRRQQTEQPIVQNEICNPSYQRRVLNHWDNLDGSIERGYAGRSIFWHDVEKGYAVTDKDRNLWKEYARANASIGINGTVLNNVNSSKLMLTTECLAKVKAIAEVLRPYGIKTYLSVKFSSPPLIGGLKTSDPLNPEVIKWWKDKANEIYKTIPDFGGFLIKANSEGEPGPQDFGRTHADGANMLADAVKPFGGIIMWRAFVYEANSKDRACQAYKEFMPLDGQFRDNVIIQVKNGPVDFQPREPFTPLFGALKKTSVMPELQITQEYLGHSIQLVYLATMWEEFLKSDTYQEGNGSTVARTTDGSIFPQKYTAIAGVANIGLDNNWCGHHFAQANWYAFGRMAWNNQITSEKIADEWLRLTFLPKDEKLTPNVADWQKTFLAPVKQMMLESREATVNYSMPLGLHHIFAGLNNTHYGPGPWFGPKGIRKDWTAAYYHKADSLGIGFDRTTKGTDAVSQYHEPLRSQFESVATCPEIYLLWFHHLPWDYKMKNGRILWDELCYAYDKGVNEVRQFQKTWDKVQPYVDAQRFSEVQSKLRQQCRDAQVWKDGCLLYFQQFSKRPIPFEIERPVYDLNYLLKTDLTELLK encoded by the coding sequence ATGAGAAATAAATTGTTGTGTTTGATTCTATTGGCGTTTACCTTAAATCTTCAGGCGGAGAATGGTCACAGTCTTTGGCTTCGGGCTAATAGCTCGCGAGCAGTAAATATTGTTTGCGCCAAGAGTTCTCCAACTTTGGCTATTGCAAAACAGGAACTGAAGCAAGGTTGGCTTGGGCAAAACGGGGCAAAAATTGTTTTAACTGTAAAAAATGACAAAGCCATCAAAGGTGATGGCTTTAAACTTTCTGGAAATGAAATTCAAGCCAATACTGATTTAGGAATCTTGTATGGTGTGTACGAACTTTTGCGCCGTCAGCAAACAGAACAACCCATTGTTCAGAATGAAATATGTAATCCGTCATACCAGCGAAGGGTGTTAAACCATTGGGATAATCTGGACGGTTCGATTGAGCGTGGATATGCCGGGCGTTCGATATTCTGGCATGATGTAGAAAAAGGTTATGCCGTAACTGACAAAGACAGGAATTTGTGGAAAGAATATGCACGAGCAAATGCCTCTATAGGGATTAACGGTACGGTATTGAACAACGTTAACTCTTCAAAGCTAATGTTGACAACTGAATGCCTTGCGAAAGTGAAGGCAATTGCCGAAGTACTACGTCCTTATGGTATTAAAACCTATCTTTCAGTAAAATTCTCTTCCCCTCCATTAATCGGAGGTTTAAAAACATCCGATCCATTAAATCCCGAAGTAATAAAATGGTGGAAAGATAAAGCAAATGAAATTTACAAAACCATTCCCGATTTTGGTGGTTTTCTGATAAAAGCCAATAGCGAAGGAGAACCCGGTCCACAGGATTTTGGACGTACTCATGCCGATGGAGCCAACATGTTGGCCGATGCAGTTAAGCCATTTGGTGGTATTATTATGTGGCGCGCTTTTGTTTATGAAGCCAACAGCAAAGACCGTGCTTGCCAGGCCTATAAAGAGTTTATGCCGCTTGATGGACAGTTTCGCGATAATGTAATTATTCAGGTAAAAAATGGTCCGGTAGATTTTCAACCACGCGAACCGTTTACTCCTCTATTCGGGGCATTGAAAAAGACTTCTGTTATGCCAGAGTTGCAGATAACTCAAGAATATCTTGGGCATTCAATCCAATTAGTTTATCTGGCTACCATGTGGGAAGAGTTTCTAAAAAGTGATACTTATCAAGAAGGTAACGGAAGTACCGTCGCACGCACCACTGATGGTAGTATTTTCCCTCAAAAATACACAGCAATAGCGGGTGTGGCCAATATAGGGTTGGATAACAACTGGTGTGGTCATCATTTTGCCCAGGCAAATTGGTATGCTTTTGGTCGAATGGCTTGGAATAACCAGATAACCAGCGAGAAAATTGCTGACGAATGGCTAAGGCTTACCTTTTTGCCCAAAGATGAAAAGCTAACTCCAAATGTTGCCGATTGGCAAAAGACCTTTTTAGCACCCGTAAAACAAATGATGCTGGAAAGTCGAGAAGCTACTGTGAATTATTCGATGCCGCTGGGTCTTCATCATATTTTTGCAGGACTCAATAATACTCATTATGGCCCTGGTCCATGGTTTGGTCCTAAGGGTATTCGTAAGGATTGGACGGCGGCATATTACCACAAAGCCGATTCATTGGGCATTGGATTCGATCGTACTACGAAAGGAACAGATGCGGTAAGTCAATACCATGAACCTTTGAGGAGCCAGTTTGAAAGTGTGGCAACTTGTCCCGAAATATATCTGTTGTGGTTTCATCATTTGCCTTGGGACTATAAAATGAAAAACGGACGTATTCTTTGGGACGAATTGTGTTACGCGTATGATAAAGGGGTAAACGAAGTGCGACAGTTTCAAAAAACGTGGGACAAAGTACAGCCCTATGTTGATGCTCAGCGTTTCTCAGAAGTTCAAAGTAAACTACGCCAGCAATGCCGTGATGCACAGGTTTGGAAAGATGGCTGCTTGCTGTATTTTCAGCAATTCAGCAAAAGACCAATTCCTTTTGAGATCGAACGCCCTGTATATGATTTGAACTATTTGCTTAAAACAGATCTGACAGAGCTACTAAAATAA